The following proteins are encoded in a genomic region of Neochlamydia sp. AcF84:
- a CDS encoding sugar-binding protein yields the protein MFEEESFSLSPVNFFQLKGDCHYAPKGISGQKYLLADTSHLCGEEHFAKVSLGWNEQGLECLVAVLQPFKQAYHPDISRGDSVELMIDTRDVKTSGFNTRFCHHFFFLPEAVDGIQAGEMTRFRTEDKHELCDSNELKVSSQLSSQSYTLKISIPSHCLVGYDPEQFDRLGFTYRVNRKNDSPQHFSVITRDFQIEQQPSLWSSLSLVK from the coding sequence ATGTTTGAAGAAGAATCATTCTCATTATCACCAGTTAATTTTTTTCAATTGAAAGGTGATTGTCATTATGCTCCTAAAGGTATTAGCGGCCAGAAGTATTTGCTAGCAGATACTAGCCACCTTTGTGGGGAAGAGCATTTTGCTAAAGTTTCTTTAGGATGGAATGAGCAAGGTCTGGAGTGCTTAGTGGCAGTCTTACAGCCGTTTAAGCAAGCTTATCATCCTGATATAAGCCGAGGCGATAGTGTCGAATTGATGATTGATACTCGGGATGTGAAAACATCCGGATTTAACACACGCTTTTGCCATCATTTTTTCTTTTTACCAGAAGCTGTTGATGGCATCCAAGCGGGTGAAATGACACGCTTTAGAACCGAAGATAAGCATGAACTTTGCGATTCTAACGAGTTGAAAGTCAGCAGCCAGCTTTCTTCTCAAAGTTATACACTGAAAATTTCTATTCCTAGCCATTGCTTGGTCGGCTACGATCCCGAGCAATTTGATCGCTTAGGGTTTACTTATAGAGTTAATCGTAAAAATGATTCTCCCCAACATTTTTCGGTGATCACTCGTGACTTTCAAATTGAACAACAACCTTCCTTGTGGAGCAGTTTAAGCTTGGTTAAGTAG
- the gcvH gene encoding glycine cleavage system protein GcvH — translation MAFFLGEKMKFADTHEWIKVTDRVGTVGISKHAQKELGEIVYVELPRIGKKAKAGEEAAVLESTKAATDIYSPVSGTIAEVNTALSSAPDLVNTSPEKEGWLYKIEMDNLEELDRLMNSSEYYAKFS, via the coding sequence ATGGCTTTTTTTCTAGGAGAAAAAATGAAATTTGCTGATACGCATGAATGGATTAAAGTTACAGATCGCGTGGGAACTGTAGGCATTTCTAAGCATGCACAGAAAGAATTGGGCGAGATCGTCTATGTAGAATTGCCGAGAATTGGCAAAAAAGCAAAGGCTGGCGAAGAAGCTGCTGTTCTTGAATCTACTAAAGCTGCTACGGATATCTATTCCCCTGTTTCAGGCACCATTGCAGAGGTTAACACTGCTCTGTCTTCGGCACCAGACCTAGTAAATACCTCACCTGAAAAGGAGGGCTGGCTTTATAAGATAGAAATGGATAATTTAGAAGAGCTTGATAGGCTTATGAATTCCTCTGAATACTATGCCAAATTTTCTTGA
- a CDS encoding transposase, with protein MKHVLPSWKKNLIKIPRIAPSHHPLIKKLIVQLLQKRKFCHKLLKQIKYFRAYLEAPAIPMINNATEESLRNLAIARKLFLGSQSIYGKRWREMLHSCIETLHRQRKSVQDFLKDAI; from the coding sequence TTGAAGCACGTATTGCCCAGTTGGAAGAAGAACTTAATCAAAATTCCAAGAATAGCTCCAAGCCACCATCCACTGATCAAAAAGCTAATCGTTCAATTACTCCAAAAGCGGAAGTTTTGCCATAAGCTTTTAAAGCAGATCAAATATTTCCGTGCTTACTTGGAAGCTCCTGCTATTCCTATGATCAATAATGCCACCGAAGAATCTTTAAGAAATCTAGCCATTGCACGTAAGTTATTTCTCGGTAGCCAGTCTATCTATGGCAAAAGGTGGAGGGAGATGTTGCATAGCTGTATAGAAACTCTTCATCGACAAAGAAAATCTGTTCAAGATTTTCTAAAAGATGCTATCTAA
- a CDS encoding transposase, with translation MKKPYPSDLNNQEWQGLEPIICKKKAGKLPKRSRQEMLNAIMDVLKTGCQWTDLPHDLSPWKSVCSQFIRWKQSHLFEQINTYLRRSLYQSLRQVSRA, from the coding sequence ATAAAAAAACCTTATCCTAGCGATTTAAATAATCAAGAATGGCAAGGGCTTGAACCTATCATATGCAAGAAAAAAGCTGGCAAGCTACCTAAGCGCTCTAGACAAGAGATGCTTAATGCCATCATGGATGTCTTAAAGACAGGCTGTCAATGGACAGATCTTCCGCATGATCTATCTCCTTGGAAATCGGTCTGTTCTCAATTTATAAGATGGAAACAGAGTCATTTATTCGAACAGATTAATACTTATTTAAGGCGATCGCTTTACCAAAGCTTAAGGCAAGTTAGCAGAGCTTAA
- the nqrE gene encoding NADH:ubiquinone reductase (Na(+)-transporting) subunit E: MWMGNYEPLNLLGLLLQAIFIENFLLANFLGMCTYLACSTKLKTANGLGLAVVFVLTISGILNWFVHRFITGAGALSWLSVFGLEASQINLGFLEFLLFISVIAGFVQILEIIIEKVAPALYMSLGLYLPLIAVNCAILGACLFAVTRDYPFWANLVYVFGSGLGWWLAIALIAAIREKLATSKVIPALRGMGITFMMSGLMAMAFQGFTGIKLAIPTGKPSKAETQMMPFSQVEKIYSENPLKS; the protein is encoded by the coding sequence ATGTGGATGGGAAATTATGAGCCTTTAAATTTATTAGGCCTTCTTCTTCAAGCGATATTTATTGAAAATTTCCTTTTGGCTAACTTTTTAGGCATGTGCACCTACTTGGCCTGCTCGACCAAATTAAAAACAGCCAATGGGCTAGGCCTAGCGGTTGTGTTTGTTCTCACTATTTCCGGTATCCTCAATTGGTTTGTCCATCGTTTTATTACAGGCGCAGGAGCGCTCAGCTGGCTTTCTGTTTTTGGCCTTGAGGCTTCTCAAATTAACCTAGGCTTTTTAGAATTTTTACTTTTTATTTCTGTTATTGCGGGCTTTGTGCAAATCCTTGAGATCATCATAGAAAAGGTTGCCCCTGCTTTATATATGTCTTTAGGACTTTATTTACCTCTAATTGCTGTTAATTGTGCCATTCTAGGAGCCTGCCTTTTTGCCGTTACACGCGATTATCCTTTTTGGGCCAATCTCGTCTATGTTTTTGGCTCAGGACTTGGGTGGTGGTTAGCTATTGCGCTTATTGCCGCTATCCGTGAAAAGCTAGCCACTTCGAAGGTAATCCCTGCTCTTAGAGGAATGGGTATCACTTTCATGATGAGTGGATTAATGGCAATGGCTTTTCAGGGATTTACCGGGATTAAGCTAGCCATACCTACAGGTAAACCATCAAAGGCAGAAACGCAGATGATGCCATTTTCCCAGGTAGAAAAGATATATAGCGAGAATCCTTTAAAAAGCTGA
- the nqrD gene encoding NADH:ubiquinone reductase (Na(+)-transporting) subunit D, with translation MVSTNVAARSYLTAQLWGGNQILVAVLGICSALGVTNRLSVSLTMGLSVAFVTAFSSLFVSLLRKVTPDSVRMITQLAIISVFVIIIDQFLQAYFFNISKVLSVFVGLIITNCIVMGRTEGMAKNVGPLYAFMDGLGAGLGYAWVLMVVGGIRELFGFGQLFGYQVIPYSWYATATHPNGYDNFALMVSPPAAFFIIGGMIWVFNTPNKNEG, from the coding sequence ATGGTATCGACAAATGTAGCCGCTCGTTCATACTTGACTGCTCAGCTTTGGGGAGGCAATCAAATCCTAGTAGCGGTACTAGGTATTTGCTCAGCTTTAGGGGTTACGAATAGACTTTCTGTTTCGCTCACTATGGGCCTTTCGGTAGCATTTGTAACGGCCTTTTCTTCTTTGTTTGTTTCACTTCTTAGAAAAGTTACTCCTGATAGCGTACGCATGATTACCCAGCTAGCCATCATTTCTGTTTTTGTAATTATCATTGATCAATTCTTACAAGCCTATTTTTTTAACATATCTAAAGTTTTAAGCGTTTTTGTTGGATTGATTATTACTAACTGCATAGTCATGGGACGTACCGAGGGGATGGCAAAGAATGTAGGACCTCTCTATGCATTCATGGATGGACTAGGTGCTGGCTTAGGCTATGCATGGGTACTAATGGTAGTAGGTGGTATTCGAGAATTGTTCGGCTTTGGACAGCTGTTCGGCTACCAAGTTATTCCCTATAGTTGGTATGCGACAGCTACTCATCCCAATGGGTATGATAATTTTGCCCTGATGGTTAGCCCTCCAGCGGCGTTTTTTATTATAGGCGGCATGATCTGGGTATTTAACACCCCTAATAAGAACGAGGGATAA